A genomic window from Leptolyngbya sp. BL0902 includes:
- a CDS encoding C40 family peptidase, which translates to MPQSPLSQSPGPQSPDSLLTAAEYRCRRTLNLYKTPDLDGLVTQAAAGRHLRIQVSPPSEASARALSVQLCEDGYPGWIGLRQMSALAPAPEPYRPVALDRSAIVERLPQVIAFAQAAMAQANVYLWGGTVGPNFDCSGLMQTAFASAGIRLPRDSYQQEAFTQPIGWDELEPGDLVFFGTPERTTHVGLYLGHGTYLHSSGKEQGRNGIGLDSLTDLSDPVSQAYYQQRRRPGRVMASYHPAVA; encoded by the coding sequence TTGCCGCAGTCCCCCCTGTCACAGTCCCCTGGGCCGCAGTCCCCAGATTCCCTGCTCACGGCGGCAGAATACCGCTGTCGTCGCACCCTTAATCTTTACAAAACCCCCGATTTAGACGGGCTTGTCACCCAGGCGGCGGCGGGGCGGCACCTGCGAATTCAGGTCTCTCCCCCGTCGGAGGCTAGCGCTAGGGCGCTTTCGGTACAGCTTTGCGAAGACGGCTATCCGGGCTGGATTGGCCTGCGGCAAATGAGTGCCCTCGCCCCCGCCCCGGAACCCTATCGCCCAGTTGCCTTAGATCGCTCGGCTATTGTGGAGCGGCTACCCCAGGTCATCGCCTTTGCCCAGGCTGCCATGGCTCAGGCCAATGTCTACCTGTGGGGGGGTACCGTGGGGCCAAACTTCGATTGCTCTGGGCTGATGCAAACCGCCTTTGCCTCGGCGGGCATTCGGCTTCCCCGCGATTCTTACCAGCAGGAAGCCTTCACCCAACCCATCGGCTGGGATGAGCTAGAGCCGGGGGATTTGGTCTTTTTTGGCACCCCCGAACGCACCACCCACGTAGGACTGTACCTGGGGCATGGCACCTATCTCCACAGCTCCGGCAAAGAGCAGGGGCGCAACGGTATCGGCCTCGACTCCCTTACGGATTTATCGGATCCGGTGAGCCAAGCCTACTACCAGCAGCGTCGCCGCCCCGGACGGGTGATGGCCAGCTACCATCCAGCCGTGGCCTAG
- a CDS encoding sensor histidine kinase → MAFASPEFLALCQSQITLLAQFLGASSTVVYLAEQGDGGAGISLVPLVAYPETEHPWANRLESLTTLDPSESSSRPDASTAYVALTDESPPYGHPRADAATPGPPSVHPAPLTEPPPGATDVPPLVRPLIHEGVALGMLVSHRPTPIWSREEQRQADQVANTLALAWILDQRGQWFQQQVQQRHLAQASQSETFHDLLHQFRNPLTALQTFGRLLVKRIPEDDPNQPIAEGIVRESRRLQDLAQTFDDALAQGDDDLRADNSPNQRPQGQFPPVGGGLLLPESGGTDSKTGVEPPEGPRWGRPLQRVAGSWVDQVRPLLPSAMAIAQERGLYLLEQLPPDLPAVWMDPKALTEVLSNLIDNALKYAPGGATVWVVAGLSQVVEGQTFQGLAVGDTGAGIPLADQSRIFERHFRGVQAQGDIPGTGLGLAIAQELMAAMGGRLDLISPVPQEYQRALADLMDPASSEQGPGVCFMAWLAQV, encoded by the coding sequence ATGGCCTTTGCCAGCCCCGAATTTCTTGCCCTGTGCCAGTCGCAGATTACGCTGCTGGCCCAGTTTCTGGGAGCCAGCTCAACGGTGGTCTACCTAGCGGAGCAAGGGGATGGGGGGGCGGGGATCTCCCTAGTGCCCTTGGTGGCCTACCCCGAAACTGAACATCCCTGGGCAAATCGGCTAGAGTCCTTGACAACCCTAGACCCGTCGGAGTCTTCAAGTCGCCCTGATGCGAGCACGGCCTACGTTGCGCTGACCGATGAAAGCCCACCCTACGGCCATCCGAGGGCTGACGCGGCCACCCCTGGCCCTCCGTCTGTCCACCCTGCGCCCTTGACGGAGCCTCCCCCAGGGGCAACGGATGTGCCGCCCTTGGTGCGGCCTCTAATCCATGAGGGTGTGGCGCTAGGAATGCTGGTGAGCCATCGCCCGACCCCTATCTGGAGCCGGGAGGAACAACGGCAGGCGGATCAGGTGGCCAACACCCTCGCGCTGGCCTGGATTTTGGATCAGCGGGGGCAGTGGTTTCAGCAGCAGGTACAGCAGCGTCACCTGGCCCAGGCGTCTCAGTCGGAGACCTTCCACGATTTGCTGCACCAGTTTCGTAACCCTCTGACGGCGCTGCAAACCTTTGGGCGGTTGCTGGTCAAGCGTATCCCGGAGGACGATCCCAATCAGCCCATCGCCGAGGGCATTGTGCGGGAAAGTCGGCGGTTGCAGGACTTGGCCCAAACCTTTGACGACGCCCTAGCCCAGGGAGATGACGACCTGCGGGCGGATAACTCGCCCAACCAGCGGCCCCAGGGGCAGTTTCCCCCGGTTGGAGGGGGGCTGCTGTTACCAGAATCGGGGGGGACGGATTCCAAGACTGGGGTTGAGCCTCCTGAAGGCCCACGGTGGGGGCGACCGCTGCAACGGGTAGCCGGATCTTGGGTGGATCAGGTCAGGCCGCTACTGCCATCGGCCATGGCCATTGCCCAGGAGCGGGGGCTGTATCTGCTGGAACAATTGCCCCCGGACTTGCCAGCGGTATGGATGGATCCTAAAGCCCTTACAGAGGTTCTCAGCAACCTGATCGACAATGCTCTGAAGTATGCCCCCGGTGGCGCTACGGTGTGGGTAGTGGCAGGGCTGAGCCAAGTGGTGGAGGGCCAAACCTTCCAAGGGCTGGCCGTGGGGGATACGGGCGCGGGGATTCCGCTGGCGGATCAGAGCCGGATTTTTGAGCGTCATTTTCGCGGCGTTCAGGCCCAGGGCGATATCCCCGGCACTGGGCTGGGGTTGGCCATTGCCCAAGAACTCATGGCGGCGATGGGGGGCCGTCTGGATCTGATTAGCCCTGTGCCCCAGGAGTATCAACGGGCCTTGGCGGATCTCATGGATCCAGCCTCGTCCGAACAAGGGCCGGGGGTCTGTTTCATGGCGTGGCTGGCCCAGGTCTAG
- a CDS encoding DUF3155 domain-containing protein: protein MARRRKRKSRRRLEGRRILEAVPQYSIESGNEKPVTAARNFIHSEGIAPPALLLVKRNEHTTDRYFWAEKGLFGAQYVEENHFLFPSLRALLGEEEDIPVGTAAR, encoded by the coding sequence TTGGCTAGGAGACGCAAGCGCAAGAGCCGTCGTCGATTGGAAGGTCGCCGGATTTTAGAGGCTGTTCCTCAGTATAGTATTGAGAGCGGCAACGAAAAACCGGTCACTGCTGCTCGGAACTTCATCCACTCCGAAGGTATCGCCCCCCCGGCGCTCCTCCTTGTAAAACGGAATGAGCACACTACGGATCGGTACTTCTGGGCTGAAAAAGGTCTCTTCGGGGCTCAGTACGTTGAGGAAAATCACTTCTTGTTCCCCAGCCTACGGGCTTTGCTAGGCGAAGAAGAGGATATTCCAGTGGGTACCGCCGCTCGCTAG
- the lnt gene encoding apolipoprotein N-acyltransferase, translated as MPQFLGSPPLPMTAKAPPHRWPWGNLGWVGLSGLLMAMALPPLSGWPLAWVALVPLWWVVVGSGGWRAAAGYGLLWGIVYYGLSLVWITHLHPLMWMGIPWAGSIAIALAAWGIITLWGSVCIALWGAGLWWMARRWPDAVLWRVLAATALWCLVETLRNYSPLDWSPLGLTQSPNNLWILHWARLSGPTTLTALLVAVNGLWAEAVSSQGFRLGRLGLPQNVRGGRRHVIGLGVGLLILSHGLGWVIYQRATPANPDQALTLGLVQGNVPTREKLTPAGIRQAMTTYTEGYQALAAQGVDAVITPEGALPVIWRAGDPLVAALKQTVAQTGVPLWLGTFAPVEGEPRHYTQSLLELRPDDSGLDEPRFSDRYHARYNKVQLVPLGEYIPFEPVLGRIIQRLSPLGNSLVPGQRGQRFETSLGLVTVGICYESAYSRLFRQQTRQGASFIVTASNNDPYPPGMMAQHHAFDVLRAVESDRWAVRVTNTGLSGLVDNHGRTQWIGPPQIALSHAVTLDRLQTQTPYIRWGDWLLPLLVGGSVLLGWPLLKKR; from the coding sequence ATGCCCCAGTTCCTCGGATCACCGCCGCTACCCATGACGGCCAAAGCTCCCCCCCACCGCTGGCCCTGGGGGAACCTGGGCTGGGTAGGGCTGAGCGGCCTGTTGATGGCCATGGCCCTGCCGCCCCTAAGTGGGTGGCCCTTGGCCTGGGTGGCGTTGGTACCCCTATGGTGGGTGGTGGTGGGCAGCGGGGGATGGCGGGCCGCTGCGGGCTATGGGCTGCTGTGGGGCATTGTCTATTACGGTCTTTCCCTCGTCTGGATTACTCACCTCCATCCCCTGATGTGGATGGGTATTCCCTGGGCGGGCAGCATCGCCATTGCCCTGGCTGCTTGGGGCATCATCACCCTGTGGGGGTCGGTGTGTATTGCCCTGTGGGGGGCGGGGCTGTGGTGGATGGCGCGTCGGTGGCCCGATGCGGTGCTGTGGCGCGTGTTGGCAGCAACGGCCCTGTGGTGTTTGGTCGAAACCCTGCGGAACTACAGCCCCCTGGATTGGTCGCCCCTGGGCCTGACCCAAAGCCCCAATAACCTGTGGATTCTGCACTGGGCAAGGCTCTCTGGGCCAACCACCCTGACGGCCCTGCTGGTGGCGGTCAATGGTCTATGGGCAGAGGCGGTCTCTTCCCAGGGCTTCCGGCTAGGACGATTAGGACTGCCCCAGAACGTCCGGGGGGGACGGCGGCATGTGATCGGGCTGGGGGTGGGGCTGCTGATTCTGAGTCACGGACTGGGCTGGGTGATCTATCAACGCGCCACCCCTGCTAACCCTGACCAAGCCTTGACCCTGGGCCTGGTGCAGGGCAACGTGCCCACCCGCGAAAAACTCACCCCCGCCGGAATTCGGCAGGCGATGACCACCTACACCGAAGGCTACCAAGCCCTCGCCGCCCAAGGGGTGGATGCGGTGATCACGCCGGAGGGGGCTCTACCCGTGATCTGGCGAGCGGGGGATCCGCTGGTCGCTGCCCTGAAGCAGACTGTGGCCCAAACGGGGGTGCCCCTGTGGCTAGGCACCTTTGCCCCGGTGGAGGGCGAACCCCGCCACTATACCCAAAGCCTGCTGGAACTTCGCCCCGATGACTCCGGCCTGGATGAGCCTCGGTTCAGTGACCGCTACCACGCCCGCTACAACAAAGTACAACTGGTGCCCCTAGGGGAATACATCCCCTTCGAGCCCGTGCTGGGGCGCATCATTCAGCGCCTATCGCCCCTGGGCAACTCCCTGGTGCCGGGGCAACGGGGGCAGCGGTTCGAGACCAGCCTCGGCCTCGTTACCGTCGGCATTTGCTACGAATCCGCCTACAGCCGTCTGTTTCGCCAGCAAACCCGCCAGGGGGCCAGCTTCATCGTCACCGCCTCCAACAACGACCCCTATCCCCCCGGCATGATGGCCCAACACCACGCCTTTGACGTGCTGCGAGCGGTGGAAAGTGACCGCTGGGCCGTGCGCGTCACCAATACGGGCCTCTCTGGCCTGGTGGACAACCACGGACGCACCCAGTGGATTGGCCCACCCCAAATCGCCCTGTCCCATGCCGTCACCCTTGACCGTCTTCAAACCCAAACCCCCTACATCCGCTGGGGCGACTGGCTCTTACCCTTACTGGTGGGCGGTAGTGTGCTGCTGGGGTGGCCTCTTCTCAAAAAACGCTAG
- the arsH gene encoding arsenical resistance protein ArsH: protein MPDSQPSTHPPRILFLYGSLRDRSYSRLLAEEAARIIEGLGAEVKFFDPRGLPLHGAEPDTHPKVQELRELSQWSEGQVWSSPELHGNISGLMKTQIDWIPLSIGAIRPTQGRTLAVMQVSGGSQSFNAVNTMRILGRWMRMFTIPNQSSVAKAYQEFHEDGTMKDSPYRDRVVDVMEELYRFTLLLRDRVDELTDRYSERKAAAAKEVEQTAQKALQ, encoded by the coding sequence ATGCCTGATTCTCAGCCATCCACCCATCCTCCTCGAATTTTGTTCTTGTATGGTTCGCTGAGAGATCGATCCTATAGTCGGCTCCTAGCCGAAGAAGCGGCCCGCATTATCGAAGGCTTGGGGGCCGAGGTGAAATTCTTTGACCCACGGGGATTGCCCCTCCATGGCGCAGAACCCGACACCCATCCCAAGGTTCAGGAGTTGCGGGAACTTTCCCAGTGGTCGGAGGGGCAGGTGTGGTCTAGCCCGGAGCTGCACGGCAACATCTCTGGGCTGATGAAAACCCAGATCGACTGGATTCCCCTGTCCATTGGGGCGATTCGTCCTACCCAGGGCCGCACCTTGGCGGTGATGCAGGTGTCGGGCGGTTCTCAGTCCTTCAATGCCGTCAACACCATGAGAATCCTGGGCCGCTGGATGCGGATGTTCACGATTCCGAACCAATCCTCGGTGGCCAAGGCCTATCAAGAATTTCACGAAGATGGCACCATGAAAGACTCGCCCTACCGCGACCGGGTGGTGGATGTGATGGAGGAACTGTATCGCTTTACCCTGTTGCTAAGGGATCGGGTGGATGAACTCACCGACCGCTACAGCGAACGCAAGGCCGCCGCCGCCAAGGAAGTGGAACAGACGGCCCAAAAAGCGCTTCAGTAG
- a CDS encoding permease: MPIWKSEWKPLLWIVAGFLACFYLPVEAIQNSERLRNAVFESLYLVRWYAQEHVLLCLIPAFFIAGAIAVFISQDSVMKYLGANANKVLAYGVASVSGTILAVCSCTVLPLFAGIYRMGAGLGPATAFLYSGPAINVLAIIMTARVLGLKLGMARAVGAIVFSVVIGLLMAFIFRKEELEKIEAQAGWPEPEVARPLWQNALFFGVMVGTLVFANWAKPAETVGLWAAIYGAKWWLTGALGVALAVMLIRWLNLNPGKVALVAGVTTVLAFQFAAQPMVAFGAAVIGLSWLTSTDKDEAGEWFQSSWDYAKQILPLLFFGVLVAGALLGRPGQEALIPAQWIIWAVGGNSLLANFFAALAGAFMYFATLTEVPILQGLIGNGMGQGPALALLLAGPALSLPNMLVIRSIMGTKKTAVFVALVVMMATLSGIVYGAVWG; this comes from the coding sequence ATGCCTATTTGGAAATCGGAATGGAAGCCGCTGCTGTGGATTGTGGCGGGGTTCCTCGCCTGTTTTTACCTACCCGTGGAGGCCATCCAGAACTCAGAACGCTTGCGGAATGCGGTGTTTGAGTCGCTTTACTTAGTGCGCTGGTATGCCCAAGAGCACGTGCTGCTGTGCTTGATTCCGGCCTTCTTCATTGCCGGGGCGATTGCCGTGTTCATCTCCCAAGACTCGGTGATGAAATACCTGGGGGCCAACGCCAACAAAGTTCTGGCCTATGGGGTGGCGTCGGTGTCGGGCACCATCTTGGCGGTGTGTTCTTGTACGGTGCTGCCGCTATTTGCGGGCATTTACCGCATGGGGGCTGGCCTCGGCCCTGCGACGGCGTTTCTCTATTCTGGCCCTGCCATTAACGTGCTGGCAATTATTATGACGGCGCGGGTGCTGGGGCTGAAGCTTGGCATGGCGCGGGCGGTAGGGGCGATTGTCTTCAGTGTGGTGATTGGTCTGTTGATGGCGTTCATTTTCCGCAAGGAAGAACTGGAGAAAATCGAAGCCCAGGCCGGATGGCCAGAGCCAGAGGTGGCCCGTCCCCTGTGGCAAAATGCCCTATTTTTTGGCGTGATGGTGGGGACTTTGGTCTTTGCCAACTGGGCTAAACCCGCTGAAACCGTGGGCCTTTGGGCAGCGATCTACGGCGCGAAATGGTGGCTCACCGGAGCCCTGGGGGTGGCCTTGGCGGTGATGCTGATCCGCTGGCTAAATCTGAACCCCGGCAAAGTGGCCCTAGTGGCCGGGGTAACGACAGTGTTGGCCTTCCAGTTTGCGGCCCAGCCCATGGTGGCCTTTGGGGCAGCGGTAATCGGTCTTTCCTGGCTCACCAGTACGGATAAGGACGAGGCGGGGGAGTGGTTCCAGTCCTCCTGGGACTACGCCAAGCAAATTCTGCCGCTGCTGTTTTTCGGGGTGCTGGTGGCGGGGGCACTCCTCGGTCGCCCTGGACAAGAAGCACTGATTCCTGCTCAGTGGATTATCTGGGCGGTGGGCGGCAATTCCTTGCTTGCCAACTTCTTTGCCGCCTTGGCCGGAGCCTTCATGTACTTTGCAACCCTCACCGAAGTGCCGATTCTGCAAGGATTGATTGGCAATGGTATGGGCCAAGGCCCTGCCCTAGCGCTGTTGCTGGCTGGCCCCGCCCTGTCGCTGCCGAATATGTTGGTGATTCGCAGTATTATGGGCACGAAAAAAACAGCGGTCTTTGTGGCGCTGGTGGTAATGATGGCAACGCTATCGGGGATTGTCTACGGGGCGGTGTGGGGTTAA
- a CDS encoding thioredoxin family protein, which produces MTTLKVEILGTGCKKCHQLEANAKAAIEHRQLEAEVSHITDTMEIVKRGVMKTPALVINGKVLSQGKLLEPADIEALLPS; this is translated from the coding sequence ATGACCACCCTGAAGGTTGAAATTTTAGGCACGGGCTGCAAGAAGTGCCACCAGCTAGAGGCCAACGCTAAGGCCGCCATCGAGCATCGACAGCTAGAAGCCGAGGTGTCTCACATCACCGACACCATGGAAATCGTCAAACGCGGCGTGATGAAAACCCCGGCCCTCGTCATCAACGGCAAAGTCCTCAGCCAGGGCAAGCTGCTAGAACCCGCCGACATCGAAGCCCTACTGCCCAGCTAA
- a CDS encoding heavy metal-responsive transcriptional regulator encodes MFQVGEVSRRLGLNPQTLYFYERIGLMPSPQRTAAGYRLYDQVDLDRLTFITQAKTLGLSLDDIKELLALQDGQRLSCREVQDRLLRKMQQLDETIHKLQLLKAQLSPLLEQCQRGVAQPDEGKQCVVFQAHSLMASVSPD; translated from the coding sequence ATGTTTCAGGTTGGTGAGGTTTCCCGGCGATTGGGCCTCAATCCTCAGACCCTCTACTTTTATGAGCGGATTGGCCTTATGCCCAGCCCCCAGCGCACGGCGGCGGGCTATCGCCTTTACGACCAGGTAGATTTGGATCGCCTCACCTTTATCACCCAGGCTAAAACCCTAGGGCTAAGCCTGGACGACATCAAGGAACTGCTGGCGTTGCAGGATGGCCAACGGCTGTCTTGCCGAGAGGTGCAGGATCGGCTGCTGCGAAAAATGCAGCAGTTGGATGAGACCATCCACAAGCTCCAATTGCTCAAGGCGCAGCTTAGCCCGTTGTTAGAACAGTGTCAGCGAGGAGTGGCCCAACCTGACGAGGGGAAGCAATGCGTGGTGTTTCAGGCCCATTCGCTGATGGCTTCGGTCTCGCCGGACTAA
- the ftsH2 gene encoding ATP-dependent zinc metalloprotease FtsH2 has product MKFSWRVVLLWTLPLLVVGFFLWQGAFSGAPADMGRNAASTRMTYGRFLDYLDAGRVTAVDLYDGGRTAIVEAVDPELDNRVQRWRVDLPGNSPDLVSRLRDSNISLDSHPPRNDGALVGALGNLLFPLLLIGGLFFLFRRSGGGAGGPGQAMNFGKSKARFMMEAKTGVMFDDVAGIDEAKEELQEVVTFLKKPERFTAIGARIPKGVLLVGPPGTGKTLLAKAIAGEAGVPFFSISGSEFVEMFVGVGASRVRDLFKKAKDNAPCIIFIDEIDAVGRQRGAGIGGGNDEREQTLNQLLTEMDGFEGNTGIIIIAATNRVDVLDSALLRPGRFDRQVTVDPPDIKGRVEVLEVHARNKKLAEDISLETIARRTPGFTGADLANLLNEAAILTARRRKDAITMAEIDDAVDRVIAGMEGTPLVDSKSKRLIAYHEIGHAIVGTLVKDHDPVQKVTLIPRGQAQGLTWFTPSEEQMLISRAQILARITGALGGRAAEDVIFGDAEVTTGAGNDLQQVSNMARQMVTRFGMSDLGPLSLESSQGEVFLGRDWLSRSEYSEEVSSRIDAQVRVIVDQCYEDAKRIMRDNRALIDRLVDLLVERETIDGDELRQIVSEYTVVPDKQQFVPQL; this is encoded by the coding sequence ATGAAATTTTCTTGGAGAGTAGTCCTACTCTGGACCCTGCCGCTCCTGGTTGTGGGGTTCTTCCTGTGGCAGGGGGCCTTTTCGGGCGCTCCCGCCGATATGGGGCGCAACGCAGCCAGCACCCGCATGACCTATGGCCGCTTTCTAGACTATCTGGATGCCGGACGGGTGACAGCGGTGGATCTCTACGACGGGGGCCGCACCGCCATCGTAGAAGCGGTGGATCCTGAGCTGGACAATCGGGTGCAGCGCTGGCGGGTGGATCTCCCCGGCAACTCCCCCGATCTGGTCAGCCGTCTGCGCGACTCTAACATCAGCCTAGATTCTCACCCCCCCCGCAACGATGGGGCGCTGGTGGGTGCCCTGGGCAACCTGTTGTTCCCCCTGCTGTTGATTGGTGGATTGTTCTTTTTGTTCCGCCGCTCTGGCGGTGGGGCGGGTGGCCCTGGTCAAGCCATGAACTTTGGCAAATCCAAAGCCCGCTTCATGATGGAAGCCAAAACCGGGGTGATGTTCGACGATGTGGCTGGCATTGATGAAGCCAAGGAAGAACTGCAAGAAGTTGTCACCTTCCTGAAGAAGCCCGAACGCTTCACCGCCATCGGTGCCCGCATTCCTAAAGGTGTGCTGCTGGTTGGCCCTCCGGGAACCGGGAAAACCCTGCTGGCCAAGGCCATCGCTGGGGAAGCCGGGGTGCCCTTCTTCTCCATCTCCGGTTCTGAGTTCGTGGAAATGTTCGTCGGTGTGGGTGCCTCCCGCGTCCGCGACCTGTTCAAAAAAGCCAAGGACAATGCCCCCTGCATCATCTTTATTGATGAAATTGACGCCGTGGGTCGTCAGCGGGGCGCAGGCATCGGCGGCGGCAACGACGAACGCGAACAAACCCTCAACCAACTGCTGACCGAAATGGACGGCTTTGAGGGCAACACCGGGATCATCATCATTGCCGCCACCAACCGCGTGGATGTGCTGGATTCCGCCCTGCTGCGTCCCGGTCGCTTCGACCGTCAGGTGACGGTGGATCCCCCCGATATCAAGGGTCGCGTGGAAGTACTGGAAGTCCACGCCCGCAACAAAAAGCTGGCCGAGGACATTTCCCTAGAGACCATCGCCCGCCGTACTCCGGGCTTCACCGGGGCCGACCTGGCCAACCTGCTGAACGAGGCCGCCATTCTCACCGCCCGCCGCCGCAAGGACGCCATCACCATGGCCGAAATTGACGACGCCGTGGATCGCGTCATCGCCGGGATGGAGGGCACGCCCCTGGTAGACAGCAAGAGCAAGCGCCTGATTGCTTACCACGAAATCGGCCACGCCATTGTGGGCACCCTGGTGAAAGATCACGACCCGGTGCAAAAGGTGACGCTGATTCCTCGCGGACAGGCCCAAGGTCTGACCTGGTTCACCCCCAGCGAAGAGCAAATGCTGATCTCCCGCGCCCAAATCCTGGCCCGCATCACCGGAGCCCTGGGTGGCCGCGCCGCTGAGGACGTGATCTTTGGCGATGCCGAAGTCACCACCGGGGCCGGAAACGACCTGCAACAGGTGTCGAACATGGCCCGCCAAATGGTGACGCGCTTCGGTATGTCTGACCTGGGGCCGCTGTCCCTGGAAAGCTCTCAGGGCGAAGTATTCCTCGGTCGCGACTGGCTCTCCCGCTCGGAGTATTCCGAGGAAGTGTCCTCCCGCATTGACGCCCAGGTTCGCGTTATCGTAGACCAGTGCTACGAAGATGCCAAACGCATCATGCGCGACAACCGCGCCCTGATCGACCGCCTGGTGGATCTGCTGGTGGAACGGGAAACCATCGACGGCGACGAGCTGCGCCAAATCGTCTCGGAATACACTGTGGTTCCTGATAAGCAGCAGTTTGTGCCCCAACTGTAG